Proteins co-encoded in one Quercus robur chromosome 8, dhQueRobu3.1, whole genome shotgun sequence genomic window:
- the LOC126694480 gene encoding V-type proton ATPase subunit e1, giving the protein MGFLVTTLIFVVIGIIASICTRICCNRGPSTNLFHLTLVITATVCCWMMWAIVYLAQMKPLIVPILSEGE; this is encoded by the exons ATGGGGTTCTTGGTGACAACCCTAATTTTCGTAGTGATTGGGATCATTGCGTCGATTTGCACCAGAATTTGCTGCAATAGAGGACCCTCTACTAATTT GTTCCATCTGACATTGGTTATTACAGCAACAGTCTGTTGTTGGATGAT gTGGGCGATAGTATATCTTGCACAGATGAAACCACTTATTGTCCCAATTCTCAGTGAAGGGGAATGA
- the LOC126694473 gene encoding cell division protein FtsZ homolog 1, chloroplastic has product MATLQLTNPNELMISSPSIPTPFQHKSLPFRKCFSHWKSSNSSQKRHRFGVVSCSFTPMESAKIKVVGVGGGGNNAVNRMIGSGLHGVDFYAINTDAQALLQSAAENPLQIGELLTRGLGTGGNPLLGEEAAEESKEAIANALKGSDLVFITAGMGGGTGSGAAPIVAQISKEAGYLTVGVVTYPFSFEGRKRSLQALEAIEKLQKNVDTLIVIPNDRLLDIADEQTPLQDAFLLADDVLRQGVQGISDIITIPGLVNVDFADVKAVMKDSGTAMLGVGVSSSKNRAEEAAEQATLAPLIGSSIQSATGVVYNITGGKDITLQEVNRVSQVVTSLADPSANIIFGAVVDDRYNGEIHVTIIATGFSQSFQKKLLTDPKAAKLIDKVPVDQESQGMPFPLKSPTSPSTVPSRPSHRKLFF; this is encoded by the exons atggcaaCACTTCAGCTCACAAACCCAAACGAGCTGATGATCTCATCCCCTTCAATTCCAACCCCATTTCAACACAAGTCATTGCCTTTTAGAAAATGCTTTTCTCACTGGAAAAGCAGCAATTCTTCGCAGAAACGACACCGTTTTGGGGTTGTCAGTTGCTCTTTTACCCCAATGGAATCGGCCAAAATTAAGGTGGTTGGTGTCGGTGGAGGTGGCAACAATGCCGTTAATCGCATGATTGGTAGCGGTTTACAT gGTGTTGATTTCTATGCTATAAACACAGATGCGCAAGCATTGTTACAGTCTGCTGCTGAGAACCCACTTCAAATTGGAGAGCTTTTGACTCGTGGATTAG GTACGGGTGGGAATCCACTTTTGGGAGAAGAAGCTGCTGAAGAATCTAAAGAAGCAATTGCAAACGCACTAAAGGGGTCAGATCTTGTGTTTATAACTGCTGGTATGGGTGGAGGAACAGGGTCTGGCGCTGCCCCAATTGTTGCCCAGATATCCAAAGAAGCAGGTTATTTGACTGTTGGTGTCGTAACCTATCCTTTCAGCTTTGAAGGACGTAAGAGATCCTTGCAG GCTTTGGAGGCTATTGAAAAGTTGCAAAAGAATGTTGATACTCTTATAGTCATTCCCAACGACCGTCTGCTGGATATTGCTGATGAACAGACACCCCTTCAGGATGCTTTTCTTCTTGCTGATGATGTTCTACGTCAAGGAGTGCAAGGAATTTCAGACATAATCACA ATACCTGGACTGGTAAATGTGGATTTTGCAGATGTAAAGGCAGTCATGAAAGACTCTGGAACTGCAATGCTTGGAGTGGGAGTTTCCTCTAGCAAAAACCGTGCAGAAGAAGCAGCTGAACAAGCTACTTTAGCTCCCCTAATTGGATCCTCAATTCAATCGGCTACAGGAGTAGTGTACAATATTACAGGAGGAAAGGACATAACCCTACAGGAAGTGAATAGAGTGTCTCAG GTTGTGACAAGTTTGGCTGATCCTTCTGCTAACATCATATTTGGGGCTGTCGTGGATGACCGCTACAATGGAGAGATTCATGTTACTATCATTGCTACAGGCTTCTCACAGTCATTTCAGAAGAAACTATTAACAGACCCCAAGGCAGCAAAGCTGATTGACAAAGTTCCAGTGGACCAAGAAAGCCAGGGAATGCCCTTCCCCCTCAAGTCCCCAACATCACCTTCAACTGTTCCATCCAGACCGTCTCACCGAAAGCTCTTcttttaa
- the LOC126694471 gene encoding transcription initiation factor TFIID subunit 6-like isoform X1, producing the protein MSNVPKEAIEVIAQSIGITNLSPDVALALAPDVEYRVREIMQEAIKCMRHSRRTSLTADDVDSALKLRNVEPIYGFTSGDPLRFKRAAGHKDLFYIDDKDVEFKDVIDAPLAKAPLDTSVNTHWLAIEGVQPAIPENASVEALAVPSDGKKSEYTEVLIDLKLPVKHVLSGELRLYFKHITELTVNKSGSVVFKEALVSLATDSGLHPLVPYFIYFIADEVAHNLNDFPLLFALMRVVRSLLRNPHIHIDPYLHQLMPSVITCLVAKRLGNRSSDNHWKLRNFTANIVALICKRFGHVYHNLQPRVTRTLLHAFLDPTKALPQHYGAIQGLAALGPSVVQLLILPNLEPYLQLLAPEMILEKQKNEMKRHEAWRVYGALLCAAGQCMYDRVKMFPGLLSPPTRAIWKTNAKVVSTISKKRKASTDNLMHQPSLKKVATDGKIGVIPMNSMQIDTQGTTGGYSTAAGGSGVGLSSMSRQLPTENVPGREVGGRVVKTSTVLSQAWKEDMDAGQMLASLFELFGESVFAFTPKPELSFFL; encoded by the exons atgagcAATGTGCCAAAGGAGGCAATTGAGGTCATTGCACAGAGCATTGGGATTACCAACTTGTCCCCAGATGTTGCCCTGGCTCTTGCCCCAGATGTGGAGTACCGGGTTCGCGAGATCATGCAG GAGGCAATTAAATGCATGCGCCACTCGAGGCGGACTAGTTTGACAGCTGATGATGTGGATAGTGCGCTTAAGTTACGAAACGTGGAG CCAATATATGGCTTCACATCTGGAGATCCCCTGAGGTTCAAACGAGCTGCTGGACACAaggatttattttatattgatgACAAGGATGTGGAATTTAAAGAT GTTATTGATGCACCTTTGGCAAAGGCACCACTTGATACATCAGTTAATACTCACTGGCTGGCAATTGAAGGAGTTCAACCTGCAATTCCAGAAAATGCTTCAGTTGAAG CACTTGCAGTACCCTCTGATGGAAAAAAATCTGAGTACACAGAAGTTCTTATTGACCTTAAATTACCAGTTAAGCATGTTCTGTCAGGGGAACTGCGG TTATACTTTAAACATATCACAGAACTGACTGTGAATAAGTCTGGCTCTGTCGTCTTCAAAGAAGCATTAGTGAGCTTGGCCACAGACTCAGGCTTGCATCCCTTAGTTCCTTACTTCATATACTTCATTGCTGATGAG GTTGCACACAATTTGAATGATTTTCCTCTCCTTTTTGCTTTGATGCGTGTTGTTCGAAGCCTTCTTCGGAATCCACACATTCACATAGACCCTTAT CTACACCAATTGATGCCCTCCGTTATTACATGCCTTGTTGCAAAAAGATTAGGGAATAGATCTTCTGACAATCATTGGAAACTTAGGAACTTCACAGCAAACATTGTTGCTTTAATATGCAAAAG ATTTGGGCATGTTTATCACAATCTTCAGCCACGTGTCACAAGGACTCTGCTTCATGCTTTCTTGGACCCAACCAAAGCATTGCCTCAACATTATGGTGCAATTCAAGGGCTAGCAGCCCTTGGACCTAGTGTG GTTCAGCTGCTTATATTACCAAATCTTGAGCCATATTTGCAACTTCTGGCGCCGGAAATGATACTTGAGAAGCAAAAGAATGAGATGAAGAGGCATGAAGCTTGGCGTGTTTATGGGGCCTTGCTG TGTGCAGCTGGCCAATGCATGTATGATCGGGTCAAGATGTTCCCTGGTTTGCTTTCTCCACCAACTCGTGCCATCTGGAAGACCAATGCAAAAGTTGTGTCTACAATTTCAA AAAAGCGCAAAGCAAGCACAGACAACTTAATGCATCAACCATCACTTAAGAAAGTAGCAACAGATGGCAAAATAGGTGTAATACCAATGAACTCCATGCAAATTGACACGCAAGGGACAACGGGTGGGTATTCCACTGCTGCAGGTGGTTCTGGTGTTGGTTTATCATCAATGTCCCGGCAGTTACCAACTGAAAATGTGCCTGGAAGGGAGGTTGGTGGTAGAGTGGTAAAAACGTCTACTGTTCTCTCTCAGGCTTGGAAGGAGGACATGGATGCAGGACAAATGTTGGCATCATTGTTTGAACTTTTTGGTGAAAGTGTGTTTGCCTTTACCCCAAAACCCGAATTATCTTTCTTCTTGTGA
- the LOC126694471 gene encoding transcription initiation factor TFIID subunit 6-like isoform X2, whose translation MSNVPKEAIEVIAQSIGITNLSPDVALALAPDVEYRVREIMQEAIKCMRHSRRTSLTADDVDSALKLRNVEPIYGFTSGDPLRFKRAAGHKDLFYIDDKDVEFKDVIDAPLAKAPLDTSVNTHWLAIEGVQPAIPENASVEVPSDGKKSEYTEVLIDLKLPVKHVLSGELRLYFKHITELTVNKSGSVVFKEALVSLATDSGLHPLVPYFIYFIADEVAHNLNDFPLLFALMRVVRSLLRNPHIHIDPYLHQLMPSVITCLVAKRLGNRSSDNHWKLRNFTANIVALICKRFGHVYHNLQPRVTRTLLHAFLDPTKALPQHYGAIQGLAALGPSVVQLLILPNLEPYLQLLAPEMILEKQKNEMKRHEAWRVYGALLCAAGQCMYDRVKMFPGLLSPPTRAIWKTNAKVVSTISKKRKASTDNLMHQPSLKKVATDGKIGVIPMNSMQIDTQGTTGGYSTAAGGSGVGLSSMSRQLPTENVPGREVGGRVVKTSTVLSQAWKEDMDAGQMLASLFELFGESVFAFTPKPELSFFL comes from the exons atgagcAATGTGCCAAAGGAGGCAATTGAGGTCATTGCACAGAGCATTGGGATTACCAACTTGTCCCCAGATGTTGCCCTGGCTCTTGCCCCAGATGTGGAGTACCGGGTTCGCGAGATCATGCAG GAGGCAATTAAATGCATGCGCCACTCGAGGCGGACTAGTTTGACAGCTGATGATGTGGATAGTGCGCTTAAGTTACGAAACGTGGAG CCAATATATGGCTTCACATCTGGAGATCCCCTGAGGTTCAAACGAGCTGCTGGACACAaggatttattttatattgatgACAAGGATGTGGAATTTAAAGAT GTTATTGATGCACCTTTGGCAAAGGCACCACTTGATACATCAGTTAATACTCACTGGCTGGCAATTGAAGGAGTTCAACCTGCAATTCCAGAAAATGCTTCAGTTGAAG TACCCTCTGATGGAAAAAAATCTGAGTACACAGAAGTTCTTATTGACCTTAAATTACCAGTTAAGCATGTTCTGTCAGGGGAACTGCGG TTATACTTTAAACATATCACAGAACTGACTGTGAATAAGTCTGGCTCTGTCGTCTTCAAAGAAGCATTAGTGAGCTTGGCCACAGACTCAGGCTTGCATCCCTTAGTTCCTTACTTCATATACTTCATTGCTGATGAG GTTGCACACAATTTGAATGATTTTCCTCTCCTTTTTGCTTTGATGCGTGTTGTTCGAAGCCTTCTTCGGAATCCACACATTCACATAGACCCTTAT CTACACCAATTGATGCCCTCCGTTATTACATGCCTTGTTGCAAAAAGATTAGGGAATAGATCTTCTGACAATCATTGGAAACTTAGGAACTTCACAGCAAACATTGTTGCTTTAATATGCAAAAG ATTTGGGCATGTTTATCACAATCTTCAGCCACGTGTCACAAGGACTCTGCTTCATGCTTTCTTGGACCCAACCAAAGCATTGCCTCAACATTATGGTGCAATTCAAGGGCTAGCAGCCCTTGGACCTAGTGTG GTTCAGCTGCTTATATTACCAAATCTTGAGCCATATTTGCAACTTCTGGCGCCGGAAATGATACTTGAGAAGCAAAAGAATGAGATGAAGAGGCATGAAGCTTGGCGTGTTTATGGGGCCTTGCTG TGTGCAGCTGGCCAATGCATGTATGATCGGGTCAAGATGTTCCCTGGTTTGCTTTCTCCACCAACTCGTGCCATCTGGAAGACCAATGCAAAAGTTGTGTCTACAATTTCAA AAAAGCGCAAAGCAAGCACAGACAACTTAATGCATCAACCATCACTTAAGAAAGTAGCAACAGATGGCAAAATAGGTGTAATACCAATGAACTCCATGCAAATTGACACGCAAGGGACAACGGGTGGGTATTCCACTGCTGCAGGTGGTTCTGGTGTTGGTTTATCATCAATGTCCCGGCAGTTACCAACTGAAAATGTGCCTGGAAGGGAGGTTGGTGGTAGAGTGGTAAAAACGTCTACTGTTCTCTCTCAGGCTTGGAAGGAGGACATGGATGCAGGACAAATGTTGGCATCATTGTTTGAACTTTTTGGTGAAAGTGTGTTTGCCTTTACCCCAAAACCCGAATTATCTTTCTTCTTGTGA